The DNA segment CGGATCGAGCCAGGCCGGGGGAACGAACTCCGGTAGCCGGTCGGCGGAGTTGACGCGTACTTCCCAATCGGTGTGGTGTATCAGCCGATGATGGTGCGCGCAGACGAGCACCATGCTGTCGATATCGGTATTACCACCGTGATCCCACCATACGATGTGGTGTGGTACGCACCATTTGGGACCACGGTCGCAACCGGGGAAGGCGCATCCCTTGTCCCGCAACGCCAACGCCCTTCGCTGGGCTTTGCTGGCGTGCCGGGAGGATCGGCCGAGGTACAGGACCTCGCCGTCGGTTCCGAAGATGGCGGGGATGACCTGCGCCTCGCAGGCCAGCCTCCGCAGTTGTTCCGGCGTGGAGTAACCGGGCAGTTCGGTCGAGGACTGCCGGGTGCGGTCTTCGAGTTCAGCCAAGGTGATCGTCGCCGTGAGTACGGCGCGCTCTCCACCCTGGACCGTCAGATCCTCTGCTCTGGCCGCCGAATCGATGATCTCGGCGAGTGCGTCTCCCTGACGTTGTGCCATGGTTCGCGGATCGGGATGTCCGTCGTCGTCCTTCGGCCGCGGTTTCGCCAGCGGGCCGAACAAGCCTTCGAGTGTCGCACCGGTTTCGGGGTCGAGGTTTCCCGTGAATTCGAGTTGCCCGTTTCTGCGGTACCGGTACCGGAACTCTCGCGTCGGCGCGGCGAGTTCGGGTTCCTCGACCGGTTGGCGTTCGGAGTCCCAGTACGCGATCAGCCGATGCCCCGCCGCGCGTACCGCCTCCGGGGACGCCTGTGCCGCGAGGTCGAGGAGCGTCTGCTCCGCGTCCGCCCGTTCCTGGCCGGAGACGGTGTCGGGGCACCGCGCGAAGATCCGCGTGATTTCGCGAAGATGCTCGCGTCCGAGTCCGCCGGTGTTCAAAAGGCGGGCGGTCGCGACAAGGGGTGCCGGTAGTTCCTCACCCTCGGGCGATCGTCGTGCTTGGGTCGCCAAGGCGTCGGCCAGCCGGGCGTGCGCTTCGCGTGCGGAAACACGCAGTTCGGTACGCAACATGGCCACGGAATCGCGATAACCCAGGTTTTTGGCCAGCCCTCTCCTCTCGGCTTCGCCGACGGCGGCCAGCATTTCGGCATGTGCTTGCCGCAATGCCGACTCGCGGCGGGCCAGTAGCGCCGCCAGTTCCCGATCGTCGAGTTGCCACAACGCATCGGATAGTGCCTGTTCCATCATCCTCCCCCCAATACACTCACCAACCTACCACCCACTTCGAACACACGTTCGACCACTTTTGCGTGAATCCCTTTGCGCGGAACCGCGAAACGGTAGTGAAAGCACCATTCGCACCACGAACCACCAGAGGCACACCCAAACCCGCCGCTCAAACCAGAACACACACGAACACGCCCTGGAACGCCCGGACAACGAACGAACCCGGCAAAAGGCAGGCGGCGCGCGGGAACCGCTGTCCCGAACCCGCCTGCCGTCGAGCCGGGAGCGCCCTCGCCTCACATCACATCAGGTGCTCACACACCCCAGTCCGGCCGCAAAGGCATCGCCGAATCGCCGTTCGCGCCGACTTTGACCCCGAGAACCTGCTGTAGCTCGATCTTGTGTCGCTCGAAGGCGAGCCGTGAGGCCGCCATGTAGAGCGCCCACACCCGTGCCCTGCGGACTCCCGCTTCCCCGACGGCTTCCGTCCAGTTCGCGTCGAGATTCGCGCACCAGCCCGCCAGCGTGCGCGCGTAGTGTTCGCGCAAGTTCTCGGAATGCCGGACCTCGAAACCGTGGTCGTGCATGGCCGAGATGATCGCGCCGACGCCTTCGAGTTCGCCGTCGGGAAAGACGTACCGGTCGATGAACGGTCCGGTGTGGTTGGGTTCCCTGTTGCTCGGTCTCGTGATGCAGTGGTTGAGCAGCCTGCCTTTGTCCTTGAGTTTGGAGGCGAGGAACCGGAAGTACGAGGGTAGGTTGCGCGCACCGATGTGTTCGGTCAGCCCGATCGAGGAAATCGCGTCGAACTGGCCTTCCTTCACGTCCCGGTAGTCGAGGTGGCGTACTTCGGCCCGGTCGGCGAGTCCTCTTGAGACGATGTTCTTCTGTGCCCACTGGGCCTGTTCCCGCGACAGCGTCACGCCGAGCGCTTGCACTCCGTAGTGTTCCGCCGCGTGAGCCACCATGCCGCCCCAGCCGCAACCGACGTCGAGCAGCCGCATTCCCGGCTTGAGGCCGAGTTTGCGGCAGACGAGGTCGAACTTGTGGAACTGGGCCTGTTCGAGTGTCGCTTCCGTGCTGGGAAAGCAGGCGCAGGTGTAGGCCATGGAGGGGCCGAGCACGAGTTCGTAGAACCGGTTGGAGACGTCGTAGTGCTGTGAGATCGCGGCGCTGTCCCTCGACTTGGAATGCCTCAGCCCTTGGAGTGCTCGCCTGATCCTGTTCGGGGCCTCCTCGGAGGGAACGGGCATCGGCCGGAAGTGCCGGGCGCCGAGCTGCCGCAGGATCCACAGCCGGTCGGCGACCGTGAGGCCGTCGATGAGGCTCGACATGTACTTGAGCACGTCGTACAACTCGCCGCTGACGTCGAGATGACCGGTGACGTACGCACGGGCGAGCCCGAGTTCGCCGGGAGCCGACAGCACGTAGCTCAATGCGGCCGGAGAGCGGATCTCAATGTGAGCCGACGCTTCCGGATTGCCGATCGAGCTGTCTTCGTACGTGGTCACCGAGACGGGGGCGTCCGTGTTGAGAAACCGGCCGAATACCCGCCCTAATTCGCCTTGTGCCATGGTTGCTCACCTCACTTACCTCGCTTTGACGCATTTGTCGTAGAGATCCAGCAGCCTGTGTCCGGGGTCGTAGCGGTCCTTCAGGGCCCGGTATGTTTTTCCGTTGTAGAGCTGCCAGAACGTGTCCGGGTCGTAGAAGCTTTCCGAGTAGAGGGATTTGCGTCCGCCCAGTTCGGTCACCGTTTTCTCGATCAGCCTGTTGTTGCTGCCTTCTCGCTGGCCTGGCGCGAGTGGAACGGTCGCCCAGAACCCGAAGTTGATGTACAGCGAGCCGGGGTCGAATTGGTAGAGCGGCCAGGTTCGGTCGCTGTCTCGTTGCCGGACGGGGCACATCCACACCGGGCTGATCGGAATTTCCCGGTGGAAGAAATCGAGGAAATCGGCGGCCTTGCCGACCGGTACCTCGATGTCCTGAATCACGGCTTCCCGTCGCGGTTTTCCCAGTGCGCGGTTGAGTCCGGCCAGCCACTGGTGGTGTCGCTCGAACGTGACGACCTTCCAGTAGGTTTGTGAGCGCAGCAGCTTCGGCCCGGCCAGCAGGCGGACGAGCCGGTTCTGCGCGCCGAGCGCGCGCGAGCACCAGAACCAGTCGGTGTCCCATCGCCACAGGTAGTCGCGCACGGGGAGATGGTCGATCGTGCGTTCCCTGATCGACTTGTAGTAGATGTCCAGCCACGTGTAGTCGCTCGTTTCCGGAGCTTCGCCGGTGAAGGTACCCAACGTCAAATACATTTCCCGGGGTCCGAACACGGTTCCGTCGACGAAGTCCGCTGCCCTGTCCCGGCAGGCGCGGTTCACCGCGTCGAAGTATTCGACGGTATCGCTGTAACGGATGTGTTCGAGCCGGACAAAGGGGCGAACGGGTTCGAGTTCGATCCGCAACCGCAGCGCGTAGCCGAGTGTGCCGTAGGAGTTGGGGAAGCCGAAGAAAAGGTCGCTGTGTTCGTTGTCCCGCCTGGCCAGCACAATGTCTCCCGCGCCGGTCAGCAGGTCCATTTCCAGGACCGATTCGTGTGGCATTCCGTTGCGGAACGAGGACGATTCGATGCCGAGCCCCGTGACGGCTCCACCGACGGTGATGGTTTTGAGCTGGGGGACGACCAGCGGCATGAGCCCGTGCGGCAGCGTCGCGTCGACAAGCTGCTCGTAGGTGACCATCCCTTCCAC comes from the Prauserella marina genome and includes:
- a CDS encoding SAM-dependent methyltransferase: MAQGELGRVFGRFLNTDAPVSVTTYEDSSIGNPEASAHIEIRSPAALSYVLSAPGELGLARAYVTGHLDVSGELYDVLKYMSSLIDGLTVADRLWILRQLGARHFRPMPVPSEEAPNRIRRALQGLRHSKSRDSAAISQHYDVSNRFYELVLGPSMAYTCACFPSTEATLEQAQFHKFDLVCRKLGLKPGMRLLDVGCGWGGMVAHAAEHYGVQALGVTLSREQAQWAQKNIVSRGLADRAEVRHLDYRDVKEGQFDAISSIGLTEHIGARNLPSYFRFLASKLKDKGRLLNHCITRPSNREPNHTGPFIDRYVFPDGELEGVGAIISAMHDHGFEVRHSENLREHYARTLAGWCANLDANWTEAVGEAGVRRARVWALYMAASRLAFERHKIELQQVLGVKVGANGDSAMPLRPDWGV
- a CDS encoding HNH endonuclease signature motif containing protein gives rise to the protein MMEQALSDALWQLDDRELAALLARRESALRQAHAEMLAAVGEAERRGLAKNLGYRDSVAMLRTELRVSAREAHARLADALATQARRSPEGEELPAPLVATARLLNTGGLGREHLREITRIFARCPDTVSGQERADAEQTLLDLAAQASPEAVRAAGHRLIAYWDSERQPVEEPELAAPTREFRYRYRRNGQLEFTGNLDPETGATLEGLFGPLAKPRPKDDDGHPDPRTMAQRQGDALAEIIDSAARAEDLTVQGGERAVLTATITLAELEDRTRQSSTELPGYSTPEQLRRLACEAQVIPAIFGTDGEVLYLGRSSRHASKAQRRALALRDKGCAFPGCDRGPKWCVPHHIVWWDHGGNTDIDSMVLVCAHHHRLIHHTDWEVRVNSADRLPEFVPPAWLDPARRPRRNTAHLIGKHPRAA
- a CDS encoding FAD-binding protein; the encoded protein is MALKNNGAGDRSPVGNRSTTAAGYAERVAALRTRLAAQPPGAPVRLAKRTSNLFRPRAGTTGPGLDVSGFTHVLDVDPVARTADVEGMVTYEQLVDATLPHGLMPLVVPQLKTITVGGAVTGLGIESSSFRNGMPHESVLEMDLLTGAGDIVLARRDNEHSDLFFGFPNSYGTLGYALRLRIELEPVRPFVRLEHIRYSDTVEYFDAVNRACRDRAADFVDGTVFGPREMYLTLGTFTGEAPETSDYTWLDIYYKSIRERTIDHLPVRDYLWRWDTDWFWCSRALGAQNRLVRLLAGPKLLRSQTYWKVVTFERHHQWLAGLNRALGKPRREAVIQDIEVPVGKAADFLDFFHREIPISPVWMCPVRQRDSDRTWPLYQFDPGSLYINFGFWATVPLAPGQREGSNNRLIEKTVTELGGRKSLYSESFYDPDTFWQLYNGKTYRALKDRYDPGHRLLDLYDKCVKAR